A genome region from Camelina sativa cultivar DH55 chromosome 10, Cs, whole genome shotgun sequence includes the following:
- the LOC104716182 gene encoding uncharacterized protein LOC104716182 — MERVTATSSSSSTHLIHNILRHPKPPSSVCLFLRPFCFSASISQSSKPRLQPFSSKSLPSPSTSLEEEELDSGVVSSVRGIEDSESEMVGLEDKEEKTEKMKKKARGSSLKLSIKEKKELASYAHSLGDKLKCQLVGKSGVTDSVVFSFLETLEKNELLKVKIRKTSPDELEDAVQHLEEATGSVAVGQIGRTVILYRPSPTKMKAEEKKKEVERMSISRRQKYTNTRPTKPFRREYSERPDGRGRRGGSRVSTA; from the exons ATGGAGAGAGTGACAGCaacatcgtcttcttcatcgaCTCACCTTATCCACAATATTCTCCGACATCCCAAACCACCGTCTTCGGTCTGTCTCTTCCTTCGACCCTTTTGCTTCTCCGCTTCAATCTCTCAGTCCAGCAAGCCTCGCCTTCAACCATTCTCCTCAAagtctcttccttctccttctacctcactcgaagaagaagagctggATAGTGGAGTGGTCTCCTCCGTGAGAGGAATTGAAGATTCGGAATCGGAGATGGTGGGTTTAGAAGATAAggaagagaaaacagagaagatgaagaagaaggctcGGGGGTCGAGTTTGAAGTTGTCgataaaggagaagaaggaattgGCTTCTTACGCCCATAGTTTGGGTGATAAATTGAAATGTCAACTCGTAGGCAAATCTGGTGTTACTGACTCAGTGGTTTTCTCCTTCCTCGAGACTCTCGAGAAGAACGAGCTCTTAAAG GTGAAAATACGCAAGACATCACCCGATGAGCTAGAGGATGCGGTTCAGCATTTGGAGGAAGCGACTGGTTCGGTAGCAGTAGGGCAAATCGGGCGGACTGTGATATTGTATCGGCCTAGTCCAACCAAAATGAaagcagaggagaagaagaaggaagttgagAGAATGTCAATTAGTAGAAGGCAGAAATACACAAACACTAGACCCACTAAACCCTTT AGAAGAGAGTATTCAGAGAGACCTGATGGACGTGGACGCAGAGGCGGAAGTAGAGTTTCAACGGCTTGA